From a single Candoia aspera isolate rCanAsp1 chromosome 2, rCanAsp1.hap2, whole genome shotgun sequence genomic region:
- the LOC134489849 gene encoding zinc finger protein 22-like, which produces MEEQRLVVPKEEEGTERGEGEPLVVQVRTVEDFLAGDGPSHIKPESEEESHQHWDSQWQEFLKRVAGRPAPPPPLEEDAKDFQDPLGRVKEGPQEESSGGARGEAVLQGDPNVGGKAHACLDCGKSFSERASLVKHKRTYTGEKPHKCSDCGGNFQEMASLIKHEGTHMGKKPYECSKCWKSFRTSSQLKAHKRTHAGEKPYQCLDCRQTFSQRSRLVFHARAHTGERPYGCPAYGKSFVSSSHLQKHKVVHTDGKLHKCSNREKAFVKNTTLWSIPERNCTNAQYVSKVSTAHLIFMGT; this is translated from the coding sequence ATGGAGGAACAGAGGCTTGTGGTACCCAAAGAAGAAGAGGGAACTGAGAGAGGGGAAGGAGAGCCTCTCGTCGTCCAAGTGAGGACCGTTGAGGACTTTCTGGCCGGGGACGGCCCGTCCCACATTAAGCCGGAGTCGGAGGAGGAATCGCACCAACACTGGGACTCGCAGTGGCAGGAGTTCCTGAAAAGGGTGGCAGGGCGTCCCGCACCACCACCTCCCTTGGAGGAAGATGCCAAGGACTTCCAGGACCCCTTGGGGAGAGTCAAGGAAGGTCCCCAGGAGGAGAGTTCCGGAGGGGCCAGAGGGGAGGCTGTGCTCCAAGGAGATCCGAACGTCGGTGGGAAAGCGCATGCGTGTTTGGACTGTGGCAAAAGCTTCAGTGAGAGAGCATCACTGGTGAAACACAAGAGGACATACACAGGCGAGAAGCCACACAAGTGCTCTGATTGTGGAGGCAATTTTCAGGAAATGGCCTCTCTTATTAAACATGAAGGGACCCACATGGGCAAGAAGCCTTACGAGTGCTCCAAGTGCTGGAAGAGCTTCCGGACCAGTTCCCAGTTGAAAGCGCACAAGAGGACGCACGCAGGCGAGAAGCCATATCAGTGCTTGGACTGCAGGCAGACCTTCAGCCAGAGGTCACGGCTCGTCTTCCACGCGAGGGCCCACACGGGAGAGAGGCCGTACGGCTGCCCTGCCTATGGGAAGAGCTTCGTTTCTAGCTCACACCTCCAAAAACACAAAGTAGTGCACACGGACGGGAAGCTGCACAAGTGCTCCAACCGTGAGAAAGCTTTTGTAAAAAATACAACCTTGTGGTCCATACCAGAGAGAAACTGTACAAATGCACAATATGTGAGCAAAGTTTCTACAGCTCATCTGATTTTCATGGGCACGTGA
- the LOC134492064 gene encoding tigger transposable element-derived protein 1-like — translation MEEQRLVVPKEEEGTERGEGEPLVVQVRTVEDFLAGDGPSHIKSEEESHQHWDSQWQEFLKRVAGRPAPPPPLEEDAKDFQDPLGRVKEGPQEESSGGARGEAVLQGDPNVGGKAWLGREELDSCVIVKVEEEEVDLETQWPLHLRQLTAQDAYEHQEMSSKRKNPSSAEGSSKKQRKAIDLDLKMKIIKAYEAGKKVTKIAREEGLAHSTISTILKDKARIREAMKGSAGINASITRQRKGLIYEMEKLLILWIEDQIQKRMPVSLLLIQAKARSIFTMLKERAGEECTETFTASRGWFMRFQQRFHYQKTHTSGEAKSADEAVTKRFLDELDDTIAEGNYLPEHIFNVEETGLYWKRMPEQTYIHKEAQATPGRKALKDRVSLLLGGNVAGLKLKPFLIHKSDHPSVLQNISKDTLPVYYRSNWKAWMTLVLFEDWFTNCFIPQVMEYCWEKGIPFKILLLLDNAPGHPPHLDSLHPDVKVVYLPKNSSPLLQPMDQGAISAFKAYYLHATFAKAVAATQDDGVTLREFWEGYNILHCIENIAAAWQEVSVKCMQGIWTKCLKRFAARVNNFEGLDQNEHLDEINTKILTLTKSLDLEVDAEDVKNLIAYTEGELSNEDLIELKEELEAQMVEEEEEEKEKEKEKEKEKIVEKQLVEVEPKTFSVKRLAGVFAGVNKILSELESMDPNVERFRKVHWEMREILKCYREIYEGKKKKIMETKQSGFYKKVTPSPAPLPPLLPSPSTGVELPDDPQPSTSYASVSDVSENTEKNEPFDGFISNLMFTGTPNPEEYNAKISQIGGRGLGYCEDATSPGDKAKK, via the exons ATGGAGGAACAGAGGCTTGTGGTACCCAAAGAAGAAGAGGGAACTGAGAGAGGGGAAGGAGAGCCTCTCGTCGTCCAAGTGAGGACCGTTGAGGACTTTCTGGCCGGGGACGGCCCGTCCCACATTAAGTCGGAGGAGGAATCGCACCAACACTGGGACTCTCAGTGGCAGGAGTTCCTGAAAAGGGTGGCAGGGCGTCCCGCACCACCACCTCCCTTGGAGGAAGATGCCAAGGACTTCCAGGACCCCTTGGGGAGAGTCAAGGAAGGTCCCCAGGAGGAGAGTTCCGGAGGGGCCAGAGGGGAGGCTGTGCTCCAAGGAGATCCGAACGTCGGTGGGAAAGCCTGGCTGGGCAGGGAAGAGCTGGATTCCTGCGTGATAGTGaaggtggaagaggaggaggttgaTCTGGAAACACAGTGGCCCCTGCACCTCAGGCAGCTCACCGCCCAGGATGCCTATGAGCACCAGGAG ATGTCTTCAAAGAGAAAGAACCCCAGTTCAGCCGAAGGAagtagcaagaagcaaaggaaagccatcGATCTCGATTTGAAGATGAAGATCATCAAAGCATACGAGGCCGGGAAGAAGGTGACTAAAATAGCACGAGAAGAAGGCCTGGCCCATTCCACCATCTCCACTATCTTGAAGGATAAGGCAAGAATCAGAGAGGCGATGAAAGGATCAGCAGGAATCAATGCAAGTATAACAAGGCAGCGAAAAGGCCTCATCTACGAAATGGAAAAACTCCTAATACTTTGGATCGAAGATCAGATACAGAAGAGGATGCCGGTCAGCCTTCTTCTCATCCAGGCTAAGGCACGCAGCATTTTCACGATGCTGAAGGAACGAGCAGGTGAGGAGTGCACCGAAACGTTTACTGCCAGCCGTGGCTGGTTTATGCGGTTTCAGCAACGATTCCATTACCAGAAAACACACACGTCCGGGGAAGCTAAAAGTGCTGACGAGGCAGTTACCAAACGTTTTCTGGACGAACTTGATGATACCATAGCAGAAGGGAACTATTTGCCCGAACACATATTCAATGTGGAGGAAACTGGGTTGTACTGGAAAAGAATGCCGGAGCAGACCTACATACACAAAGAGGCCCAAGCAACGCCTGGACGTAAAGCGTTGAAGGATAGAGTAAGCTTACTATTGGGCGGAAATGTCGCCGGATTGAAGCTGAAGCCATTTCTGATCCACAAATCAGATCACCCCTCTGTGCTCCAAAACATAAGCAAGGACACCCTGCCCGTTTATTACCGATCCAATTGGAAGGCCTGGATGACACTAGTCCTGTTCGAGGATTGGTTTACGAATTGCTTCATTCCCCAAGTAATGGAATATTGCTGGGAAAAGggaattccttttaaaattctgctgCTCCTGGACAACGCACCGGGACATCCCCCACATCTCGACAGCCTCCACCCCGATGTGAAGGTTGTTTATCTACCCAAAAACAGCAGCCCTCTCCTACAGCCGATGGACCAGGGGGCCATCTCGGCATTCAAGGCGTACTATTTGCATGCAACGTTTGCCAAAGCCGTAGCCGCAACGCAGGATGATGGGGTAACGTTGCGCGAGTTTTGGGAAGGCTACAATATCCTCCATTGTATTGAAAACATCGCCGCAGCGTGGCAGGAGGTTAGTGTGAAATGCATGCAAGGGATTTGGACCAAGTGTTTAAAACGTTTTGCTGCTCGTGTAAATAATTTTGAAGGATTGGACCAAAATGAACATTTGGATGAAATAAATACGAAAATTCTGACACTCACGAAATCCCTCGATTTGGAGGTTGATGCTGAAGATGTGAAAAATTTGATAGCCTACACTGAGGGAGAGCTTTCAAATGAAGATTTAATTGAACTGAAAGAAGAATTGGAAGCACAGATGgttgaggaagaagaagaagaaaaagagaaagaaaaagaaaaagagaaagaaaaaatagtagaAAAGCAACTTGTAGAAGTTGAGCCCAAAACATTCAGTGTGAAAAGATTGGCTGGTGTTTTTGCGGGTGTTAACAAAATTTTATCAGAATTAGAAAGTATGGATCCAAATGTAGAACGTTTTAGAAAGGTACATTGGGAAATGCGTGAAATCTTGAAGTGTTACCgtgaaatatatgaaggaaaaaagaaaaaaatcatggaaaccAAGCAGAGTGGGTTCTATAAGAAAGTTACTCCTTCCCCAGCTCCGCTTCCCCCCCTATTGCCCTCCCCATCCACAGGAGTAGAACTCCCCGACGATCCCCAGCCATCAACCAGCTATGCCAGCGTATCCGACGTTtctgaaaacacagaaaaaaatgaaccttTCGATGGATTTATATCCAATTTGATGTTTACAG ggacCCCAAACCCTGAAGAATACAATGCTAAAATCTCCCAAATTGGAGGAAGAGGCCTTGGATATTGTGAAGATGCAACTTCCCCTGGAGATAAAGCAAAAAAATGA
- the LOC134492166 gene encoding zinc finger protein 501-like, which translates to MFKMQQSMNAKSTLIKHERSLKGEKPYECTECGKAFGEKGILVKHLRIHVGEKLHKCSECGKSVIERGALVKHERTRIREKL; encoded by the coding sequence ATGTTCAAAATGCAGCAAAGCATGAATGCAAAATCCACTCTGATTAAACACGAGAGGTCCCTCAAAGGAGAGAAGCCGTACGAATGCACCGAATGTGGAAAAGCTTTTGGGGAAAAGGGGATTCTGGTGAAGCACCTGAGGATCCATGTGGGGGAAAAGCTGCATAAATGCTCCGAGTGTGGGAAAAGCGTCATTGAAAGAGGTGCCCTCGTCAAACACGAGAGGACCCGCATAAGAGAGAAGCTGTAG
- the LOC134489850 gene encoding tigger transposable element-derived protein 1-like, whose amino-acid sequence MSSKRKNPSSAEGSRKKQRKVISLNLKMKIIKAYEAGKKVTKIAREEGLAHSTISAILKDKARIREAMKGSAGINTTIIRQRKGLIHEMEKLLILWIEDQIQKRMPVSLLLIQAKARSIFTMLKERAGEECTETFTASRGWFMRFQQRFHYQKTHTSGEAKSADEAVTKRFLDELDDTIAEGNYLPEHIFNVEETGLYWKRMPEQTYIHKEAQATPGRKALKDRVSLLLGGNVAGLKLKPFLIHKSDHPSVLQNISKDTLPVYYRSNWKAWMTLVLFEDWFTNCFIPQVMEYCWEKGIPFKILLLLDNAPGHPPHLDSLHPDVKVVYLPKNSSPLLQPMDQGAISAFKAYYLHATFAKAVAATQDDGVTLREFWEGYNILHCIENIAAAWQEVSVKCMQGIWTKCLKRFAARVNNFEGLDQNEHLDEINTKILTLTKSLDLEVDAEDVKNLIAYTEGELSNEDLIELKEELEAQMVEEEEEEKEKEKEKEKVVEKQIVEVKPKTFSVKRLAGVFTGVNKILSELESMDPNVERFRKVHWEMREILKCYREIYEEKKKKIVETKQSGFYKKVTPSPALLPPLLPSPSTGVELPNDPQPSTSYASVSDVSENTEKNEPFDGFISNFMFTETRNDTILKSPKLEEEALDIVKVKLPLEMKQENDGEAN is encoded by the exons ATGTCTTCAAAGAGAAAGAACCCCAGTTCAGCCGAAGGAAGTagaaagaagcaaaggaaagTAATCAGTCTCAATTTGAAGATGAAGATCATCAAAGCATACGAGGCCGGGAAGAAGGTGACTAAAATAGCACGAGAAGAAGGCCTGGCCCATTCCACCATTTCTGCTATTTTGAAGGATAAGGCAAGAATCAGAGAGGCGATGAAAGGATCAGCAGGAATCAACACAACTATAATAAGGCAGCGAAAAGGCCTCATCCATGAAATGGAAAAACTCCTAATACTTTGGATCGAAGATCAGATACAGAAGAGGATGCCGGTCAGCCTTCTTCTCATCCAGGCTAAGGCACGCAGCATTTTCACGATGCTGAAGGAACGAGCAGGTGAGGAGTGCACCGAAACATTTACTGCCAGCCGTGGCTGGTTTATGCGGTTTCAGCAACGATTCCATTACCAGAAAACACACACGTCCGGGGAAGCTAAAAGTGCTGACGAGGCAGTTACCAAACGTTTTCTGGACGAACTTGATGATACCATAGCAGAAGGGAACTATTTGCCCGAACACATATTCAATGTGGAGGAAACTGGGTTGTACTGGAAAAGAATGCCGGAGCAGACCTACATACACAAAGAGGCCCAAGCAACGCCTGGACGTAAAGCGTTGAAGGATAGAGTAAGCTTACTATTGGGCGGAAATGTCGCCGGATTGAAGCTGAAGCCATTTCTGATCCACAAATCAGATCACCCTTCTGTGCTCCAAAACATAAGCAAGGACACCCTGCCCGTTTATTACCGATCCAATTGGAAGGCCTGGATGACACTAGTCCTGTTCGAGGATTGGTTTACGAATTGCTTCATTCCCCAAGTAATGGAATATTGCTGGGAAAAGggaattccttttaaaattctgctgCTCCTGGACAACGCACCGGGACATCCCCCACATCTCGACAGCCTCCACCCCGATGTGAAGGTTGTTTATCTACCCAAAAACAGCAGCCCTCTCCTACAGCCGATGGACCAGGGGGCCATCTCGGCATTCAAGGCGTACTATTTGCATGCAACGTTTGCCAAAGCCGTAGCCGCAACACAGGATGATGGGGTAACGTTGCGCGAGTTTTGGGAAGGCTACAATATCCTCCATTGTATTGAAAACATCGCAGCAGCGTGGCAGGAGGTTAGTGTGAAATGCATGCAAGGGATTTGGACCAAGTGCTTAAAACGTTTTGCTGCTCGTGTAAATAATTTTGAAGGATTGGACCAAAATGAACATTTGGATGAAATAAATACGAAAATTCTGACACTCACGAAATCCCTCGATTTGGAGGTTGATGCTGAAGATGTGAAAAATTTGATAGCCTACACTGAGGGAGAGCTTTCAAATGAAGATTTAATTGAACTGAAAGAAGAATTGGAAGCACAGATGgttgaggaagaagaagaagaaaaagagaaagaaaaagaaaaagaaaaagtagtagAAAAACAAATTGTAGAAGTTAAGCCCAAAACATTCAGTGTGAAAAGATTGGCTGGTGTTTTCACGGGTGTTAACAAAATTTTATCAGAATTAGAAAGTATGGATCCAAATGTAGAACGGTTTAGAAAGGTACATTGGGAAATGCGTGAAATTTTGAAGTGTTACcgtgaaatatatgaagaaaaaaagaaaaaaatcgtGGAAACCAAGCAGAGTGGGTTCTATAAGAAAGTTActccttccccagctctgctTCCCCCCCTATTGCCCTCCCCATCCACAGGAGTAGAACTCCCCAACGATCCCCAGCCATCAACCAGCTATGCCAGCGTATCCGACGTTtctgaaaacacagaaaaaaatgaaccttTCGATGGATTTATATCCAATTTTATGTTTACAG aaaccCGAAATGATACGATACTAAAATCTCCCAAATTGGAGGAAGAGGCCTTGGATATTGTGAAGGTGAAGCTTCCCCTGGAGATGAAGCAAGAGAATGATGGGGAGGCCAACTAG